A genomic region of Stigmatopora nigra isolate UIUO_SnigA chromosome 16, RoL_Snig_1.1, whole genome shotgun sequence contains the following coding sequences:
- the drd3 gene encoding D(3) dopamine receptor: MAMFRRAEQPWWNASDDVNGSAGVSELGDDNERNYYAMLYSLLILAIVFGNVLVCLAVLRERSLQTTTNYLVVSLAVADLLVASLVMPWAVYLEVVGGAWLFSRLYCNVFVTLDVMMCTASILNLCAISIDRYTAVVMPVLYNTTHRSRKRVFVMIGTVWVLAFTVSCPLLFGFNTTDDPMVCSISNPDFVVYSSVVSFYLPFIVTLLVYIRIYVFLRMRRKRITFSQASGKVQPGSTPPSVETCLQDETVKTNHDLSPIKIKVQCVEPSGPSKSDLLSGCLWRKRPKTGPVDNSALPPVDSQNYCSISHASCGRTELDADHDREEVAARSAANSRPTAGLSAQSAPASGEAKNHSNGRSHNTLRSLNANSSRFRSMHAREKKATQMLAIVLGVFLICWLPFFVTHILNTHCGTCAVPPRLYSAFTWLGYVNSALNPVIYTTFNVEFRRAFIKILSC; the protein is encoded by the exons ATGGCGATGTTTCGCAGAGCAGAGCAGCCATGGTGGAACGCTTCAGACGACGTCAACGGCAGTGCCGGGGTGTCGGAGCTGGGCGATGACAACGAGCGCAACTACTACGCCATGCTCTACTCCCTCCTCATTTTAGCCATCGTGTTTGGCAACGTCTTGGTGTGTTTGGCTGTGTTGAGGGAGCGTTCCTTGCAGACCACCACCAACTACCTGGTGGTTAGTTTGGCCGTTGCCGACCTTCTGGTGGCTTCCCTCGTCATGCCTTGGGCCGTCTACCTGGAG GTGGTCGGTGGCGCCTGGCTTTTCAGTCGCCTGTACTGTAACGTCTTCGTCACGCTGGATGTGATGATGTGCACCGCCAGCATTCTCAACCTGTGCGCCATCAGCATCGACAG GTACACAGCAGTGGTGATGCCCGTATTGTACAACACCACACATCGCTCTCGCAAGAGAGTTTTCGTGATGATCGGCACCGTGTGGGTGCTGGCTTTTACAGTGTCCTGCCCCTTGCTCTTTGGCTTCAACACCACAG ACGACCCAATGGTGTGTTCCATTTCCAACCCGGATTTTGTGGTGTACTCGTCAGTAGTGTCCTTCTACTTGCCTTTTATTGTCACGTTGCTGGTCTATATCCGCATCTATGTCTTCCTGCgtatgaggaggaagaggatcaCCTTCAGCCAAGCCAGTGGGAAAGTACAACCTGGATCTACGCCGCCTTCAGTG GAGACATGTTTACAAGACGAAACTGTCAAAACCAATCACGACTTGTCACCTATAAAGATTAAAGTG CAGTGCGTGGAACCTTCGGGTCCGTCCAAATCCGACTTACTATCGGGATGTTTATGGCGCAAACGTCCCAAAACGGGTCCGGTGGACAACTCAGCGCTGCCCCCGGTGGATTCGCAAAACTACTGCAGCATCAGCCACGCGTCCTGCGGTCGCACCGAGCTGGACGCGGATCATGACCGCGAAGAAGTCGCGGCCAGGTCGGCGGCAAATAGCCGGCCCACGGCGGGGTTGTCGGCGCAGTCGGCGCCCGCTAGTGGCGAAGCGAAGAATCATTCCAATGGACGCTCGCACAATACCTTGCGGTCGCTTAATGCTAACAGCTCGCGGTTTAGGAGTATGCACGCCCGCGAGAAGAAGGCTACGCAGATGTTGGCCATTGTGCTTG GTGTGTTCCTCATCTGTTGGCTTCCCTTCTTCGTGACGCACATCCTCAACACACACTGCGGCACGTGCGCCGTCCCGCCTCGCCTCTACAGCGCCTTCACCTGGCTGGGCTACGTCAACAGCGCCCTCAACCCCGTCATCTACACCACCTTCAACGTGGAGTTCCGAAGGGCCTTCATCAAGATCCTCAGCTGTTGA